In Bacteroidota bacterium, the following are encoded in one genomic region:
- a CDS encoding HIT family protein, with product SLWHTDGIRCEGTNILQNNGRSAWQEVNHVHFHIIPRFTGDDFKIKYEAKRPTRDALNQLADKIKMQLQESK from the coding sequence AATCGCTCTGGCATACCGATGGCATTCGCTGTGAAGGCACAAACATATTGCAGAACAACGGTCGAAGTGCATGGCAGGAAGTCAATCACGTTCATTTCCATATCATTCCTCGATTTACAGGAGATGACTTCAAGATTAAGTATGAAGCCAAACGTCCTACGCGCGATGCGCTAAATCAGCTCGCGGATAAAATCAAAATGCAATTGCAGGAATCGAAATAA